A stretch of DNA from Desulfosarcina ovata subsp. ovata:
TTATGGGAACCCACATGGACGCTGCGGACGGCGCCGACGTTGTACCGCCGGACGGAAGAAAGGGGCCAGGGATATTTGACATGCAGGCCGGGGCCAAGCGGCTGCGGAGCGAGGCGTCCCAAGTATAGAACAACGGCCTGCTCATGGGGTTGAACGATCACGATGGCCGACAGGCCCCAAAGCGATCCGACCGTGATCAGTACCGTCGGCAAGACCAGGGACTGAACGACCTTGCCAAAGGATGTCCGCGCGATGTCGAAGCCGAAGATACCTTCCAGCATGGACGTGAAGGTCTGTCCGATCCGGTCCGGCCGGGACAGCCCTTCGAGCAGATAGAAATCGAAGGCCGGGCGTGGCAGGGCATGGATTTTTCGCGGCGAGAAGAGGCGCAGCCCCATGGAAAGCAGGATCTCCGCAGCCAACAGGGTATTGACCGCTACCGTCCCCCAACGGACGATACCCGTCAACCGGCCATATCCGAAATGGTCGCTGCAGGCTCCCGCCAGCAGTCCGATAAATAAAACGGTCATCAGGTTGACGATATTGCGCCCGGTTTTCAGCAAATGCCAGGTGTTGGTCCGCATCAGGGGGGTGATATAAACCGAAAACACAATCAACAGCAGGGTCGTGACCGCATAAACGGCAACCGGCAGCAGGTTGCCGGCATCGGCGGTCGCCATCGTGGATGGCGACGTACCCAGGCTTGCGCGAAGGCTTTGGGCGAGCAGCAGCGCCGCGCCCAGTTCCATGACGGGAACCGCCCAACGGGAATAAATCCGATGAATCCTGCGTGCGCGGTCGTTGCCCGGTGCAAGCGGGCTATTTTCCCCGGGAGCGGCCGAATGGCGGGATTCATGGGCCAGCAGCCAGTAGGAGAGCAGTAAATACGTCCAGGCGATTACACCGGTAAGGCACGGCCAGAGGGCATGCCAGGCGGTGGTACCTGGATCCATCCGTGAGATCCAGACCAGCAGGCCGGTCAGGATCAGGCTGGCGGCCAATCCCGTCAGGCTGTGGATGGCGCCGCGACCGAGCAGTTTTCCAGCATCGTTCATGACAGCTCCTCTCCCACGCGCAACAAACGCGCGGAGTTGAAAACGACAAACAAGGAGCTTGCGGTGTGCAGGACCGCCGCCAGTACCGGTGGAATGGATCCGGCGGCGCTGAGCCAGAACAGCACCAGGATGAAAAGCGTGCTGAAAGCGAGATTCTGGCGAATGGTGGCCACCACGCGGCGCGACAACGTGAATACGAAGGGAATTCGATCCAATTGGTCGTTCATCAAAACGATTCCTGCGGAGTGAATGGCCACATCGCTGCCTGCGGCGCCCATGGCAATGGAAACATCGCCGGCGGCCAAGGCCGGTGCGTCGTTGACGCCATCGCCCACCACGCCCACCATACAGCCCTGCTGGCGGGCCTCTTCCACGCGGGCCATTTTCTGGCCGGGCATGACCTCCGCTTCCACCTCGCAGGATAACTGCGCGGCGATTCTTTCCGCGGCTGACCGCCGGTCACCGGTCAGCATGACCACCTGACGCACCGCATGGGAGCGCAGCTTTTCGATAACGGCCCTGGCGTCCGGCCGGACCGTATCGGCCAAATGAAGGCTGCCGATCCAGCGGTTGTCCCGGGCGACGTGCAGACCGGTGGTGCCTTCATGTCCTACGGCCTCTAGGGTATGGTCGGGACACTGTTTTTCTATCCAGCGCCTGCGTCCGATGGCAATGCGACTGCCGTTGAGTTTCCCTTGGATGCCGAAACCGGGGGTTTCCTCCACATCGACCGCCGTCCGTGGATCGATCCGCCGCTTTCGGACTTCGGCCATTACCGCCTTGGCCACCGGATGGGACGAGTATTGTTCCAGGCCGGCGGCGAGAGCCACCAGCTCGTCTTCCTCCACCGCTTTGTTGACGTTGACGGCAACCACTTTCAGCCGGCCCGTGGTCAGCGTTCCGGTCTTGTCGAAAATCAGGGTGTCGACGCGGTTGGCCACCTCGAGAAAGTGAAGTTTCTTGACGATCACACCAAGCCGGGCGGCGGCACTCAAGGCGGCCACGAAGGCCGTCGGCGTGGAGAGGATGATCGTGCAGGGGCAGGCCACGATCAGCATGGCGATGGCCCGGTTGAGATCGTGGGTGAAAAACAGCACGATGGCGGCGCACATCAGAACGAGCGGTGTGTACCAGGAGACATAGCGGTTGGCCAGCCGTGCCGCGGGCGTGCGGTTGTTTTCGGCCTGGGCGATCAGGGTCTGGATTTTTGCAAGGGTGGTATCGTTTGTTTTCGCGGTAATACGGATGGTGAGCAATCCGGTTTGGTTGATCGTTCCTCCGAAAACCCGGTCGCCGGTTTTTTTATCGATGGGTAGGGATTCGCCGGTGATCGTGGCCTGGTCGACGGAGCTGATGCCTTCGATGACCGTGCCGTCGCCCGGAATTTGGTCTCCGGCCCGGACCCGGACCACGTCGCCGGTTTTAAGGGCTGTCGCTTCGACCTCCTCGAACCCTTTTTCCCGTTTCACCCACGCTTTTTGTGGGGCCAGCCGCAGCAGGGCCTCGAGATTCTTTCGGGCCCCTAGCTGGGACCGATATTCGATCAGTTGGGCGCTTACCAGGAAAAAAGCGATGAGCGCGGCGGTCTGATACTGGGTGCTTCCCAGGGAAACGACAAAGCTCAGTGCGGCCAATTCGTTCATTTCCAGGCGGTTGCGCCACAGATCCTTCAGTGCGTTAGTGACCAGCGGGCTGCCGAGAAGTATTGCCGCCGCCAGGGATACCATCGCCGAGAGTTCAACCTGGTCGAACACCAACCGGGCCAGATACGATACCCCCAGAAGCAGACCACCGAGAAGACAGGTCCCCAATGTCAGGCGGAAGTGATTCGGTTCCGCCTCCAGCATTTCCCGCACGAATCCGTGGGCCATATTCAAGGACCTTGAAGCAAACGAACAACCGGGTAAAACGGGTTCATCGAAACGCCTGTCGCTTCGACAGCAAAATTTTTAATATCCCAGATTATTGTGAGATTTACGTTAGATTTGTGTCAGGTTTATGTTTTGTCGTTGGTGAGCGCCATGGCGGAGACCGGTCGATGGAATAAGAAAGGCAGGGCCCATCCGGGCCCTGCCTTTGGTTGAACGTAGGGGGGTACGGTTATTTCCAGAAATAGTAGCGATGATGCCCACCCCAATGGGGCCAGCGTTTTTTCATATCGATCCGGTAAACCGTCGTGGTGCCGCTGACTTCGTTGGCCACGGCCAGCAGGTTGTCGCCGGTGGGGCTTTTGCGGGCCGGAATAAAGGTCAGTCCCTCGGGGGCCAGGTCACCGGCGGCTTCGATATCCTCGGCGCTGAAATCCCGGTTGTTGAGGTACTGGACGAACTCGGGGCTTCGGGGATCGGTGATGTCGTAAACCATGATGCCGCCGATGCGCTCCAGACCGAGGAACAGGTAGGTCCGGCCGTCGATTTCGCCCAGGGTCAACCCCTCGGGTTCCGGGCCCTTGTTGTCGCTGCGGTTGTCGAAAGAGTCGTTTTCGTCGTTGGTGCTGTTGAAGTCGAAGGGCAGGGCCGCGGCGGTGAGCTGTTCAAGCTGGTCGCCGCTGTCGAAGACCAGTTTCAGCCCTTTTTGGGTGGGCTTGAAAATGCTGAACGAACGGGCGCCGTAGGCGTACAGTTCTTCATACGTTCCGTCGCCGTCCAGATCTCCGAGGGTCGAGGTGACTTTCAATTTTCCCAGCCTGGTTTTATCCTGAATTGAATCGGCCTCGGGAAATGCTTCGGGATTCAAAACCAGGTCGCCCACTTCCGCTTCTTCCTCAAAGGTGTCATACTCGCGGGCATCGCCCTCGTTGGCCGTCACCAGATATGGCCCGCCCTTGTCGCCGTAGGCGGCGATGGCGTCCGGCTGAAACATGCCGAACAGGTTGTCGTAGTTGGCGATGTTGATAACGTCGTCCTTGTTGGAGGCGTCGAGGCCGTTGCCGGTCATGCCGTGGTCCTTGACGCCCAGGGGCAGCACCTCCGTGATGCGGTTACTTTTAAGATTCAAAACGGCCACGGCATTGTTCTCCTGGAGGGTCACCCAGGCCAGGGAGGAATCCTCGGCCACGGCGATGTACTCCGGCTCCAGGTCCTGGGCCACGCTGGCTCCGGGGCCGAAGATACGCACGCCGTCGGCCACCAGCTTGTCCTTGCAGTCATTGAATTTCTCGAAACCGGCAGTGTTGACCTTGGCCCGACGAACGCCGCGAGAGATGTCGATGATGGAAACCGAGCCTTCGGGATCTACGGAATAGTCATCGTTGGGCTCGCCCTCGTTGGCCACCAGGACCTTGCCGCCGTCGGGAGTGAAGGTCAGCATGTCGGGCAGGGAGCCGACCGTGACCTGGTTGAGGAAATTGCCCTCGGTGTCGAAAAAGGCAACCGTGCCGGGGTCCTGCTTGACCTCCGCTTCCACGGCCACGGCCACGATGCCGTCATTCACGGCCACGCTGTTGACGCCGCCTCCGTAGGGCGACAGGTCGATGGTGAAGACCTTGACCGGTGCGGCCGGGCTGGCGATGGAAAGCGCATCCACGGTGTTGGCGTCGGCATTGGAGACGAACAGGCACTGGGTTTTGGGATCGAAGGCCACGATCTCGGCGGCGCCTTCGTCAAACACGCCGCTGGCATAGGTGCCAAGCTTGCCCAGCGCGATCTTGGGATTGAGGGGGGTCAAGGCGCGATTGTCCGTGGGGGCCAGGTCGTTCCACAACGAGTAGAGCATTTGTCCCAGATATTGGGTGGTGGTATCCGCACTGCCCAGAAAACCATTGATCAGGGTCAATGTATCGTCATCAGGCTGTTCGTCGCCGGCGTAATGGGCGGCGAAGGCGTCGGCCACATAAGGCGCCAGATAAGCGGCCGTTTCAGAATCCAGTCCGTAGTCATAGATCAGGGAGTATTGGGCGATGCTCAGCAGTCCATCGTACAGAAAATCCTGGGCATACTCGGGAAAGGCTACCCCGCCGGTGTCGTAGTCGATTTCGGTGATATAACGGGTCTCCACCTGGGCGGCATTGCTGCCGTGCAGGGTGACGATGCGGTAGGGGCACGGCGCGGTCACCAGGGATCCGGTCTCGATATCGACCAGGACGGCATCGTCGCTGGAGCCGGTGGTCATGGTGATGTCGTTGGCGTGGTAATGCCCGGAGAAGTCCAGCTTCAGGCCGGCATCGGCCAGGGCTGCGGAAACGGTTTCATAGTCGTCGATGACATATTCGGAGAATGCATCGCTCTGACCGGTGTAGTGTTCCACCAGCCCGTGATGCTGGAAGGCGATCACCTGTTTGCCGGCCATCTTGGCGGCCCCGATTTGGGCCACGGCCCAATCGAGGGTCTCCTCGGAAAAGGCGCCGCTGGTTTCCGGAGAGTCGACATTGTCCTGGTACTTGCAGGAATCCAAAGAGAGCAGAACGATTCCCGGCACCGGCTCGACGGCATAGCTCAGGGACCCCGCATCGTGATCGGCCGCCTCGTCATAGCCAAAGGCGGCATAAATGGATGCGAATGCCTCGGGAGACACCTTGTCCACCTCGGTTTTCGTATCGCCGTCATAGGAATAGGCATGGGGGTTGTTGATGTCGTGGTTGCCCGGGCAGACAAATACGGGGATGCCGGCCGCTTCGATTTCGTCCAGATAGGCGGCGAACTTCTCGTGGCTGCTCAGGGCGCCGTCCTTGGTCAGGTCACCGGGGACGATGA
This window harbors:
- a CDS encoding choice-of-anchor I family protein yields the protein MRKRPISKFIFFALLTVCLLTISFTGSAIAKTARFAVFSDPHFYDTDLGTEGAAFEAYLAQDRKLIRESEALAQAVVEQIIAANAETPLDFVIVPGDLTKDGALSSHEKFAAYLDEIEAAGIPVFVCPGNHDINNPHAYSYDGDTKTEVDKVSPEAFASIYAAFGYDEAADHDAGSLSYAVEPVPGIVLLSLDSCKYQDNVDSPETSGAFSEETLDWAVAQIGAAKMAGKQVIAFQHHGLVEHYTGQSDAFSEYVIDDYETVSAALADAGLKLDFSGHYHANDITMTTGSSDDAVLVDIETGSLVTAPCPYRIVTLHGSNAAQVETRYITEIDYDTGGVAFPEYAQDFLYDGLLSIAQYSLIYDYGLDSETAAYLAPYVADAFAAHYAGDEQPDDDTLTLINGFLGSADTTTQYLGQMLYSLWNDLAPTDNRALTPLNPKIALGKLGTYASGVFDEGAAEIVAFDPKTQCLFVSNADANTVDALSIASPAAPVKVFTIDLSPYGGGVNSVAVNDGIVAVAVEAEVKQDPGTVAFFDTEGNFLNQVTVGSLPDMLTFTPDGGKVLVANEGEPNDDYSVDPEGSVSIIDISRGVRRAKVNTAGFEKFNDCKDKLVADGVRIFGPGASVAQDLEPEYIAVAEDSSLAWVTLQENNAVAVLNLKSNRITEVLPLGVKDHGMTGNGLDASNKDDVINIANYDNLFGMFQPDAIAAYGDKGGPYLVTANEGDAREYDTFEEEAEVGDLVLNPEAFPEADSIQDKTRLGKLKVTSTLGDLDGDGTYEELYAYGARSFSIFKPTQKGLKLVFDSGDQLEQLTAAALPFDFNSTNDENDSFDNRSDNKGPEPEGLTLGEIDGRTYLFLGLERIGGIMVYDITDPRSPEFVQYLNNRDFSAEDIEAAGDLAPEGLTFIPARKSPTGDNLLAVANEVSGTTTVYRIDMKKRWPHWGGHHRYYFWK
- a CDS encoding SPFH domain-containing protein; the encoded protein is MNDAGKLLGRGAIHSLTGLAASLILTGLLVWISRMDPGTTAWHALWPCLTGVIAWTYLLLSYWLLAHESRHSAAPGENSPLAPGNDRARRIHRIYSRWAVPVMELGAALLLAQSLRASLGTSPSTMATADAGNLLPVAVYAVTTLLLIVFSVYITPLMRTNTWHLLKTGRNIVNLMTVLFIGLLAGACSDHFGYGRLTGIVRWGTVAVNTLLAAEILLSMGLRLFSPRKIHALPRPAFDFYLLEGLSRPDRIGQTFTSMLEGIFGFDIARTSFGKVVQSLVLPTVLITVGSLWGLSAIVIVQPHEQAVVLYLGRLAPQPLGPGLHVKYPWPLSSVRRYNVGAVRSVHVGSHKPGRTGGSVYRKGVPILWTNMHGINIDELLICSSPLDRNCGAVDAQTRKKDILKVPSVSLAAADVHLQYVIDNLLDYVRTSAVPEVLLRKIAETGATRLIYRYDIDALFTEARLDLVDDIQHAVQKACDRRQLGIKIIHVAITAAHPPVEVAGDFEATVVAMQEKETRIQQARQTAIRTRVETTGAVKAFDRLAALADQVDFQKKAAVKDYDALLQDAGGAVSQRLTEARSYRFTRENRERGTTERFAQQLRAYDASPRNYRYDTYFSTLEKGLAKNRKVFLLGNIDKTIVRMGVGQGWVELDPIPDETGIE
- a CDS encoding heavy metal translocating P-type ATPase, whose amino-acid sequence is MAHGFVREMLEAEPNHFRLTLGTCLLGGLLLGVSYLARLVFDQVELSAMVSLAAAILLGSPLVTNALKDLWRNRLEMNELAALSFVVSLGSTQYQTAALIAFFLVSAQLIEYRSQLGARKNLEALLRLAPQKAWVKREKGFEEVEATALKTGDVVRVRAGDQIPGDGTVIEGISSVDQATITGESLPIDKKTGDRVFGGTINQTGLLTIRITAKTNDTTLAKIQTLIAQAENNRTPAARLANRYVSWYTPLVLMCAAIVLFFTHDLNRAIAMLIVACPCTIILSTPTAFVAALSAAARLGVIVKKLHFLEVANRVDTLIFDKTGTLTTGRLKVVAVNVNKAVEEDELVALAAGLEQYSSHPVAKAVMAEVRKRRIDPRTAVDVEETPGFGIQGKLNGSRIAIGRRRWIEKQCPDHTLEAVGHEGTTGLHVARDNRWIGSLHLADTVRPDARAVIEKLRSHAVRQVVMLTGDRRSAAERIAAQLSCEVEAEVMPGQKMARVEEARQQGCMVGVVGDGVNDAPALAAGDVSIAMGAAGSDVAIHSAGIVLMNDQLDRIPFVFTLSRRVVATIRQNLAFSTLFILVLFWLSAAGSIPPVLAAVLHTASSLFVVFNSARLLRVGEELS